Proteins from one Chanodichthys erythropterus isolate Z2021 chromosome 15, ASM2448905v1, whole genome shotgun sequence genomic window:
- the eya3 gene encoding eyes absent homolog 3 isoform X2 yields the protein MDESQEVPELPTKKARHDPEVSQDGDSRVIANDSSDSPNRDESTAQSEVNSYPPSSVAHLHLMPGGPEQPNQETISRSQGCVTENAYTHNAVTCKDLTTTTATEYTSQIYQGTNTAVTAYAGQVAFPSLGQSTVYSGFPQSGQTYGLPPFGSMWPGIKTESRLPEAPSVGQTGFLSFSSAYTSTQPNQIHYSYPSQGSCFTTSSVYTNIPPGTAVTTATGTHQEFSNYNSLGQSQFSQYYAPPPSYLSAGLPSNDRDGAGVVAPGYPAIKTEGSASANLPNTTDASPGVTLPTGVALPAGMALPTGAQDQDEPNRKNPPSKAKGKAKKSDGSQSTDSDLERIFLWDLDETIIIFHSLLTGSFAQKFGKDPATVLNLGLQMEELIFELADTHLFFNDLEECDQVHVDDVASDDNGQDLSNYNFSSDGFSGPSAGGGPGSTAAVQGGVEWMRKLAFRYRRLKEIYNGFQGNVGGLLSPMKRDLLLRLRSEIETVTDAWRSTALKSLLLIQSRGRCMNILVTTTQLVPALAKVLLYGLGDVFPIENIYSATKIGKESCFERIIARFGKKVTYVVIGDGRDEEFAAKQHNMPFWRISSHGDLISLHQALELDFL from the exons ATGGACGAGTCGCAAGAGGTGCCCGAGCTACCT ACAAAGAAAGCTCGGCATGATCCAGAAGTGAGTCAGGATGGTGATTCACG TGTGATTGCTAATGACAGCAGTGACTCCCCTAACCGGGACGAATCAACAGCACAGTCTGAAGTCAATTCATATCCACCATCATCTGTTGCTCACTTGCACTTAA TGCCTGGGGGTCCAGAACAGCCAAATCAAGAGACGATATCAAGATCTCAGGGCTGTGTCACAGAAAATGCATATACTCACAATG CAGTGACATGCAAAGACCTCACCACAACCACAGCCACTGAATATACCTCACAGATCTACCAAGGAACCAA CACGGCTGTCACTGCATATGCCGGTCAAGTGGCTTTCCCCTCCCTGGGCCAGTCGACCGTATACAGCGGCTTTCCTCAGTCCGGCCAGACGTACGGACTGCCACCATTTG GGTCCATGTGGCCGGGCATAAAGACAGAGTCGCGGCTGCCCGAAGCGCCCTCTGTTGGCCAGACGGGGTTTCTCAGCTTCAGCTCAGCCTATACCTCAACCCAACCCAACCAGATCCACTACTCCTACCCCAGCCAAG GTTCCTGTTTCACTACATCCAGTGTGTACACTAATATCCCCCCAGGAACTGCTGTGACCACAGCCACTGGCACACATCAG gagTTTTCGAATTATAACTCTCTTGGCCAGAGTCAGTTCTCCCAGTACTACGCTCCTCCTCCCAGTTACCTGTCCGCTGGGCTGCCCAGCAATGATAGAGATGGAGCGGGTGTAGTGGCACCTGGATATCCAGCCATTAAAACAGAAGGTAGTGCCTCTGCAAACCTGCCCAACACAACAG ATGCATCCCCAGGTGTGACGCTTCCAACTGGTGTGGCTTTGCCTGCTGGGATGGCCCTTCCCACAGGAGCACAAGACCAGGATGAGCCCAACCGCAAAAACCCTCCTAGCAAAGCTAAAGGCAAAGCTAAGAAATCAGACGGTTCCCAGTCCACAGACAGTGACCTTGAG CGTATCTTCTTGTGGGATCTGGATGAAACCATTATCATTTTCCACTCTCTTCTTACTGGTTCATTTGCACAGAAGTTTGGCAAG GACCCAGCAACAGTTCTCAATCTGGGTCTTCAGATGGAGGAGTTGATCTTCGAGCTTGCAGACACACATCTCTTCTTCAATGATCTGGAG GAATGTGATCAAGTCCATGTTGATGATGTTGCCTCAGACGACAATGGGCAGGATTTGAG CAACTACAACTTCTCTAGCGATGGCTTCAGCGGGCCTAGTGCGGGTGGTGGTCCGGGTTCCACCGCAGCAGTACAGGGAGGAGTAGAGTGGATGCGTAAGCTGGCTTTCAGATATCGCCGTCTCAAAGAGATCTACAACGGATTCCAAGGGAATGTGGGAG GTCTGCTGAGCCCAATGAAGAGAGACCTACTGCTCAGGCTGCGCTCAGAGATCGAGACTGTTACAGATGCCTGGCGGAGCACTGCCCTCAAATCTCTCTTGCTCATTCAGTCAAG GGGCAGATGTATGAATATTCTGGTCACCACCACTCAGCTGGTTCCTGCTTTAGCTAAAGTGCTTCTCTATGGCCTGGGTGACGTCTTTCCTATCGAGAACATCTACAGCGCCACTAAAATAG GAAAAGAGAGCTGTTTTGAACGTATCATCGCTCGCTTTGGGAAGAAAGTGACCTATGTTGTTATAGGGGACGGCCGTGATGAAGAGTTTGCAGCAAAGCAG CACAACATGCCATTTTGGCGAATCTCTTCTCACGGAGACCTGATTTCCCTTCACCAAGCTCTGGAACTGGActtcttatag
- the eya3 gene encoding eyes absent homolog 3 isoform X3, whose product MDESQEVPELPTKKARHDPEVSQDGDSRVIANDSSDSPNRDESTAQSEVNSYPPSSVAHLHLTVPGGPEQPNQETISRSQGCVTENAYTHNAVTCKDLTTTTATEYTSQIYQGTNTAVTAYAGQVAFPSLGQSTVYSGFPQSGQTYGLPPFGSCFTTSSVYTNIPPGTAVTTATGTHQEFSNYNSLGQSQFSQYYAPPPSYLSAGLPSNDRDGAGVVAPGYPAIKTEGSASANLPNTTDASPGVTLPTGVALPAGMALPTGAQDQDEPNRKNPPSKAKGKAKKSDGSQSTDSDLERIFLWDLDETIIIFHSLLTGSFAQKFGKDPATVLNLGLQMEELIFELADTHLFFNDLEECDQVHVDDVASDDNGQDLSNYNFSSDGFSGPSAGGGPGSTAAVQGGVEWMRKLAFRYRRLKEIYNGFQGNVGGLLSPMKRDLLLRLRSEIETVTDAWRSTALKSLLLIQSRGRCMNILVTTTQLVPALAKVLLYGLGDVFPIENIYSATKIGKESCFERIIARFGKKVTYVVIGDGRDEEFAAKQHNMPFWRISSHGDLISLHQALELDFL is encoded by the exons ATGGACGAGTCGCAAGAGGTGCCCGAGCTACCT ACAAAGAAAGCTCGGCATGATCCAGAAGTGAGTCAGGATGGTGATTCACG TGTGATTGCTAATGACAGCAGTGACTCCCCTAACCGGGACGAATCAACAGCACAGTCTGAAGTCAATTCATATCCACCATCATCTGTTGCTCACTTGCACTTAA CAGTGCCTGGGGGTCCAGAACAGCCAAATCAAGAGACGATATCAAGATCTCAGGGCTGTGTCACAGAAAATGCATATACTCACAATG CAGTGACATGCAAAGACCTCACCACAACCACAGCCACTGAATATACCTCACAGATCTACCAAGGAACCAA CACGGCTGTCACTGCATATGCCGGTCAAGTGGCTTTCCCCTCCCTGGGCCAGTCGACCGTATACAGCGGCTTTCCTCAGTCCGGCCAGACGTACGGACTGCCACCATTTG GTTCCTGTTTCACTACATCCAGTGTGTACACTAATATCCCCCCAGGAACTGCTGTGACCACAGCCACTGGCACACATCAG gagTTTTCGAATTATAACTCTCTTGGCCAGAGTCAGTTCTCCCAGTACTACGCTCCTCCTCCCAGTTACCTGTCCGCTGGGCTGCCCAGCAATGATAGAGATGGAGCGGGTGTAGTGGCACCTGGATATCCAGCCATTAAAACAGAAGGTAGTGCCTCTGCAAACCTGCCCAACACAACAG ATGCATCCCCAGGTGTGACGCTTCCAACTGGTGTGGCTTTGCCTGCTGGGATGGCCCTTCCCACAGGAGCACAAGACCAGGATGAGCCCAACCGCAAAAACCCTCCTAGCAAAGCTAAAGGCAAAGCTAAGAAATCAGACGGTTCCCAGTCCACAGACAGTGACCTTGAG CGTATCTTCTTGTGGGATCTGGATGAAACCATTATCATTTTCCACTCTCTTCTTACTGGTTCATTTGCACAGAAGTTTGGCAAG GACCCAGCAACAGTTCTCAATCTGGGTCTTCAGATGGAGGAGTTGATCTTCGAGCTTGCAGACACACATCTCTTCTTCAATGATCTGGAG GAATGTGATCAAGTCCATGTTGATGATGTTGCCTCAGACGACAATGGGCAGGATTTGAG CAACTACAACTTCTCTAGCGATGGCTTCAGCGGGCCTAGTGCGGGTGGTGGTCCGGGTTCCACCGCAGCAGTACAGGGAGGAGTAGAGTGGATGCGTAAGCTGGCTTTCAGATATCGCCGTCTCAAAGAGATCTACAACGGATTCCAAGGGAATGTGGGAG GTCTGCTGAGCCCAATGAAGAGAGACCTACTGCTCAGGCTGCGCTCAGAGATCGAGACTGTTACAGATGCCTGGCGGAGCACTGCCCTCAAATCTCTCTTGCTCATTCAGTCAAG GGGCAGATGTATGAATATTCTGGTCACCACCACTCAGCTGGTTCCTGCTTTAGCTAAAGTGCTTCTCTATGGCCTGGGTGACGTCTTTCCTATCGAGAACATCTACAGCGCCACTAAAATAG GAAAAGAGAGCTGTTTTGAACGTATCATCGCTCGCTTTGGGAAGAAAGTGACCTATGTTGTTATAGGGGACGGCCGTGATGAAGAGTTTGCAGCAAAGCAG CACAACATGCCATTTTGGCGAATCTCTTCTCACGGAGACCTGATTTCCCTTCACCAAGCTCTGGAACTGGActtcttatag
- the eya3 gene encoding eyes absent homolog 3 isoform X1, which translates to MDESQEVPELPTKKARHDPEVSQDGDSRVIANDSSDSPNRDESTAQSEVNSYPPSSVAHLHLTVPGGPEQPNQETISRSQGCVTENAYTHNAVTCKDLTTTTATEYTSQIYQGTNTAVTAYAGQVAFPSLGQSTVYSGFPQSGQTYGLPPFGSMWPGIKTESRLPEAPSVGQTGFLSFSSAYTSTQPNQIHYSYPSQGSCFTTSSVYTNIPPGTAVTTATGTHQEFSNYNSLGQSQFSQYYAPPPSYLSAGLPSNDRDGAGVVAPGYPAIKTEGSASANLPNTTDASPGVTLPTGVALPAGMALPTGAQDQDEPNRKNPPSKAKGKAKKSDGSQSTDSDLERIFLWDLDETIIIFHSLLTGSFAQKFGKDPATVLNLGLQMEELIFELADTHLFFNDLEECDQVHVDDVASDDNGQDLSNYNFSSDGFSGPSAGGGPGSTAAVQGGVEWMRKLAFRYRRLKEIYNGFQGNVGGLLSPMKRDLLLRLRSEIETVTDAWRSTALKSLLLIQSRGRCMNILVTTTQLVPALAKVLLYGLGDVFPIENIYSATKIGKESCFERIIARFGKKVTYVVIGDGRDEEFAAKQHNMPFWRISSHGDLISLHQALELDFL; encoded by the exons ATGGACGAGTCGCAAGAGGTGCCCGAGCTACCT ACAAAGAAAGCTCGGCATGATCCAGAAGTGAGTCAGGATGGTGATTCACG TGTGATTGCTAATGACAGCAGTGACTCCCCTAACCGGGACGAATCAACAGCACAGTCTGAAGTCAATTCATATCCACCATCATCTGTTGCTCACTTGCACTTAA CAGTGCCTGGGGGTCCAGAACAGCCAAATCAAGAGACGATATCAAGATCTCAGGGCTGTGTCACAGAAAATGCATATACTCACAATG CAGTGACATGCAAAGACCTCACCACAACCACAGCCACTGAATATACCTCACAGATCTACCAAGGAACCAA CACGGCTGTCACTGCATATGCCGGTCAAGTGGCTTTCCCCTCCCTGGGCCAGTCGACCGTATACAGCGGCTTTCCTCAGTCCGGCCAGACGTACGGACTGCCACCATTTG GGTCCATGTGGCCGGGCATAAAGACAGAGTCGCGGCTGCCCGAAGCGCCCTCTGTTGGCCAGACGGGGTTTCTCAGCTTCAGCTCAGCCTATACCTCAACCCAACCCAACCAGATCCACTACTCCTACCCCAGCCAAG GTTCCTGTTTCACTACATCCAGTGTGTACACTAATATCCCCCCAGGAACTGCTGTGACCACAGCCACTGGCACACATCAG gagTTTTCGAATTATAACTCTCTTGGCCAGAGTCAGTTCTCCCAGTACTACGCTCCTCCTCCCAGTTACCTGTCCGCTGGGCTGCCCAGCAATGATAGAGATGGAGCGGGTGTAGTGGCACCTGGATATCCAGCCATTAAAACAGAAGGTAGTGCCTCTGCAAACCTGCCCAACACAACAG ATGCATCCCCAGGTGTGACGCTTCCAACTGGTGTGGCTTTGCCTGCTGGGATGGCCCTTCCCACAGGAGCACAAGACCAGGATGAGCCCAACCGCAAAAACCCTCCTAGCAAAGCTAAAGGCAAAGCTAAGAAATCAGACGGTTCCCAGTCCACAGACAGTGACCTTGAG CGTATCTTCTTGTGGGATCTGGATGAAACCATTATCATTTTCCACTCTCTTCTTACTGGTTCATTTGCACAGAAGTTTGGCAAG GACCCAGCAACAGTTCTCAATCTGGGTCTTCAGATGGAGGAGTTGATCTTCGAGCTTGCAGACACACATCTCTTCTTCAATGATCTGGAG GAATGTGATCAAGTCCATGTTGATGATGTTGCCTCAGACGACAATGGGCAGGATTTGAG CAACTACAACTTCTCTAGCGATGGCTTCAGCGGGCCTAGTGCGGGTGGTGGTCCGGGTTCCACCGCAGCAGTACAGGGAGGAGTAGAGTGGATGCGTAAGCTGGCTTTCAGATATCGCCGTCTCAAAGAGATCTACAACGGATTCCAAGGGAATGTGGGAG GTCTGCTGAGCCCAATGAAGAGAGACCTACTGCTCAGGCTGCGCTCAGAGATCGAGACTGTTACAGATGCCTGGCGGAGCACTGCCCTCAAATCTCTCTTGCTCATTCAGTCAAG GGGCAGATGTATGAATATTCTGGTCACCACCACTCAGCTGGTTCCTGCTTTAGCTAAAGTGCTTCTCTATGGCCTGGGTGACGTCTTTCCTATCGAGAACATCTACAGCGCCACTAAAATAG GAAAAGAGAGCTGTTTTGAACGTATCATCGCTCGCTTTGGGAAGAAAGTGACCTATGTTGTTATAGGGGACGGCCGTGATGAAGAGTTTGCAGCAAAGCAG CACAACATGCCATTTTGGCGAATCTCTTCTCACGGAGACCTGATTTCCCTTCACCAAGCTCTGGAACTGGActtcttatag